The Nocardioides panzhihuensis genome has a segment encoding these proteins:
- a CDS encoding sortase domain-containing protein, whose translation MSHGYNPHEPPRPRRRQPSLRTFIGEIFVVVLVVAVAVLGYAAYDYYTRIDEAKKSTSTPPGTTSSIPAEALAEVPKKKGKVRGVSIPTLNVHADVVPLAMEQGTLTPPADASLMGWWKGGAKPGAEDGSVLIVGHTLHNGGGILDRLGEVNEGDEIVVRTKNGEFSYTVRSVRDLSKEEVAKRSAKLFDPDGKPRLVVVTCDDWDGTSFQGNTVVVAVP comes from the coding sequence GTGAGCCATGGCTACAACCCCCACGAGCCTCCCCGTCCTCGCAGGCGCCAACCGAGCCTGAGGACCTTCATCGGGGAGATCTTCGTCGTCGTCCTCGTGGTCGCGGTCGCGGTGCTCGGCTATGCCGCCTACGACTACTACACCAGGATCGACGAGGCGAAGAAGAGCACCTCGACCCCGCCGGGGACCACCTCCTCGATCCCGGCGGAGGCCCTGGCCGAGGTGCCGAAGAAGAAGGGCAAGGTACGCGGCGTCTCCATCCCCACGCTCAACGTGCACGCCGACGTGGTGCCGCTGGCGATGGAGCAAGGCACGCTCACCCCGCCCGCGGACGCCTCGCTCATGGGCTGGTGGAAGGGCGGCGCCAAACCCGGGGCCGAGGATGGCTCGGTGCTGATCGTCGGCCACACCCTGCACAACGGAGGCGGCATCCTCGACCGGCTGGGCGAGGTGAACGAGGGCGACGAGATCGTCGTGCGGACCAAGAACGGCGAGTTCAGCTACACCGTCCGGTCGGTGCGGGACCTCTCCAAGGAGGAGGTCGCCAAGCGGAGCGCGAAGCTCTTCGACCCCGATGGAAAGCCGAGGCTGGTCGTGGTGACGTGCGACGACTGGGACGGCACATCCTTCCAGGGCAACACCGTGGTCGTGGCGGTGCCGTAA
- a CDS encoding DUF6758 family protein, whose amino-acid sequence MALVVGCPRCATPVANIGAGGSRSCPEHGVVSPVWRTDKASYEDLVQVLALAGEVPTYVPWPVETGWSIADLAVVGDEAKGSGTLLTWTGVTPDDGPFELSVVTEEAGVGLGARCARTEGPDPGVDACAGPPTTKVRVGGQMVPLWPITQWTNGAEEWERSVLVGEAAGRWLWLVFRPATAMLMLQDGWHLRQVGDLGIQMVELPFGGTSGSWWDH is encoded by the coding sequence GTGGCTTTAGTGGTTGGATGTCCACGCTGCGCGACGCCGGTGGCGAACATCGGCGCCGGCGGCAGCCGGTCCTGCCCCGAGCACGGCGTGGTGTCCCCGGTGTGGCGTACGGACAAGGCCTCCTACGAGGATCTGGTGCAGGTTCTGGCCCTGGCCGGTGAGGTGCCCACCTACGTTCCCTGGCCGGTCGAGACGGGTTGGTCGATCGCCGACCTCGCCGTGGTCGGCGACGAGGCCAAGGGATCGGGGACACTGCTCACCTGGACCGGGGTGACCCCAGACGACGGGCCGTTCGAGCTGAGCGTCGTCACCGAGGAGGCCGGCGTCGGGCTGGGCGCTCGGTGCGCGCGTACGGAAGGCCCCGATCCCGGTGTCGACGCCTGCGCCGGGCCGCCCACCACGAAGGTCCGCGTCGGCGGGCAGATGGTCCCGCTGTGGCCGATCACCCAGTGGACCAACGGGGCCGAGGAGTGGGAGCGGTCGGTGCTGGTCGGAGAGGCCGCAGGCCGCTGGCTGTGGCTGGTCTTCCGGCCGGCCACGGCGATGCTGATGCTCCAGGACGGCTGGCACTTGCGCCAGGTCGGCGATCTCGGTATCCAGATGGTCGAGCTGCCCTTCGGCGGGACCAGCGGCTCCTGGTGGGACCACTAG
- a CDS encoding TetR/AcrR family transcriptional regulator codes for MTTHQSELDPTRPRGARLPRTERRAQLLDSALEVFVAYGFHAAAMDDIAERAGVSKPVLYQHFPGKLDLYLALLEKSANEIIDRTREALASTDENKERVARTVEVFYDYVASESGAFRLVFESDLTNDPAVREQVDRVTNECAEVIAEIIAEDTGFAPAASHLLAVGLVGQIQVSARYWLHDNGNLSQADAARLVAGLSWRGIGGYPKTD; via the coding sequence GTGACCACGCACCAATCCGAGCTCGACCCCACTCGACCGCGAGGGGCGCGACTGCCCCGAACGGAGCGACGAGCCCAGCTCCTCGATTCCGCTCTCGAGGTCTTCGTCGCCTACGGCTTCCACGCTGCCGCGATGGACGACATCGCCGAGAGGGCCGGGGTCTCCAAGCCCGTTCTCTACCAGCACTTCCCCGGCAAGCTCGACCTCTATCTCGCGCTGTTGGAGAAGTCCGCGAACGAGATCATCGATCGCACCCGGGAGGCGCTGGCTTCGACCGACGAGAACAAGGAGCGCGTGGCACGCACCGTCGAGGTCTTCTACGACTACGTGGCATCGGAGTCCGGTGCCTTCCGGCTCGTCTTCGAGTCCGACCTGACCAACGACCCCGCCGTGCGCGAGCAGGTCGACCGGGTCACCAACGAGTGCGCCGAGGTGATCGCCGAGATCATCGCCGAGGACACCGGTTTCGCCCCCGCCGCCTCTCACCTCCTCGCGGTCGGCCTGGTCGGCCAGATCCAGGTCAGCGCGCGCTACTGGCTCCACGACAACGGCAACCTGTCGCAGGCCGACGCGGCCCGCCTGGTCGCCGGGCTCTCCTGGCGCGGCATCGGCGGCTACCCGAAGACCGACTGA
- a CDS encoding lysophospholipid acyltransferase family protein, with product MYRVLHAVVPPLLRAVWRPTVTGAENVPRTGGVILASNHLSFADSIVIPSVSPRPVHFLAKSDYFTGTGLKGAAQKAWFEGLGMLPVDRDDPQAALGSLEVALEVLGRGEAFGIYPEGTRSRDGRLYRGRTGVAHLALTAGVPVVPVGLRGTAELQPVGSNLPRLAKVAVAFGQPIQVAGRFDGVALGKARRVITDEVMAAIALLSGQEAAGVYNERPADV from the coding sequence ATGTATCGCGTCCTCCACGCCGTCGTGCCACCCCTTCTCCGGGCCGTCTGGCGACCCACGGTGACTGGGGCCGAGAACGTCCCACGTACCGGCGGGGTGATCCTGGCCAGCAACCACCTCAGCTTCGCCGACTCGATCGTGATCCCGTCGGTCTCGCCCCGGCCGGTGCACTTCCTGGCCAAGTCCGACTACTTCACCGGCACCGGTCTCAAGGGTGCGGCGCAGAAGGCGTGGTTCGAGGGGCTCGGGATGCTGCCGGTGGACCGCGACGACCCGCAGGCGGCGCTCGGCTCGCTGGAGGTGGCCCTGGAGGTCCTCGGCAGGGGCGAGGCGTTCGGGATCTATCCGGAGGGCACCCGCTCCCGCGACGGGCGGCTCTATCGCGGCCGTACGGGGGTGGCCCACCTGGCGCTGACCGCCGGCGTCCCCGTGGTGCCGGTGGGCCTGCGCGGGACCGCGGAGCTCCAGCCGGTGGGATCGAACCTGCCCCGCCTGGCGAAGGTCGCTGTCGCGTTCGGGCAGCCGATCCAGGTGGCTGGCCGCTTCGACGGCGTAGCTCTGGGCAAGGCCCGCCGGGTGATCACCGACGAGGTGATGGCGGCGATCGCGCTGCTGAGCGGCCAGGAAGCGGCCGGGGTCTACAACGAGCGTCCGGCCGACGTCTGA
- a CDS encoding SDR family NAD(P)-dependent oxidoreductase, protein MSTPTSLITGATAGIGLAFAQQLAARGHDLVLVARDEERLNGVAKDLTDAHGIGVEVLRADLIDSADLARVEARLADAEHPVDLLVNNAGHGLKHRFLDNTADEETAMAQVLVIAPLRLSHAALGAQVARGHGGIINVGSVASYLPRGTYSAAKAWINSFTEWAHNEYAGKGIKVMALLPGFTKTEFHERLGSGYDSAPAWMWLDVDDLVREALEDYESDKIFSIPSKRYKALATLARAVPTGVLQKFQSLGRR, encoded by the coding sequence ATGTCGACACCCACCTCCCTGATCACCGGCGCGACCGCCGGCATCGGACTGGCCTTCGCCCAGCAGCTCGCCGCCCGCGGTCACGACCTCGTCCTCGTGGCCCGTGACGAGGAGCGTCTCAACGGCGTCGCGAAGGACCTGACCGACGCTCACGGCATCGGCGTCGAGGTGCTCCGCGCCGACCTGATCGACAGCGCCGACCTGGCCCGGGTCGAGGCGCGCCTGGCCGACGCCGAGCATCCGGTCGACCTGCTGGTCAACAACGCCGGGCACGGCCTCAAGCACCGTTTCCTCGACAACACCGCCGACGAGGAGACCGCCATGGCGCAGGTGCTCGTCATCGCGCCGCTGCGCCTGTCCCACGCCGCGCTGGGCGCCCAGGTGGCCCGCGGCCACGGCGGCATCATCAACGTCGGCTCCGTCGCCTCCTACCTCCCCCGCGGCACCTACTCGGCCGCCAAGGCGTGGATCAACTCCTTCACCGAGTGGGCCCACAACGAGTACGCCGGCAAGGGGATCAAGGTGATGGCCCTGTTGCCGGGCTTCACCAAGACCGAGTTCCACGAGCGCCTCGGCTCCGGCTACGACTCCGCCCCGGCGTGGATGTGGCTCGACGTCGACGACCTGGTCCGTGAGGCGCTCGAGGACTACGAGAGCGACAAGATCTTCTCGATCCCGAGCAAGCGCTACAAGGCCCTGGCCACCCTCGCGCGAGCGGTCCCGACCGGCGTGCTCCAGAAATTCCAGTCCCTGGGCCGCAGGTAG
- a CDS encoding L,D-transpeptidase: protein MLFAASLLTAAGLYGGIEVVAEPPADGRPSMTAGGVKMGAGEEVRAPALPPDTLREGDTTRHVAAWIATAEKMLPADSGDGRRAVFSISRQRVWIVSAADRPLRTYPVSGSVYDNLKPGTFRVFSRSKHARGINDSGRMKWFVRFTKGPNAAIGFHNIPVDKGKRVQSRAQLGTPLSHGCIRQAEPDAKAMWRFARLGTKVVVTD, encoded by the coding sequence ATGCTCTTCGCCGCATCCTTGCTGACCGCAGCCGGTCTGTATGGCGGGATCGAGGTGGTCGCCGAGCCTCCGGCCGACGGTCGGCCCAGCATGACCGCCGGCGGTGTGAAGATGGGCGCGGGCGAGGAGGTTCGCGCTCCGGCCCTGCCGCCCGACACCCTGCGCGAGGGGGACACCACGCGCCACGTCGCCGCCTGGATCGCCACTGCGGAGAAGATGCTGCCGGCCGACTCCGGCGACGGACGCCGGGCGGTCTTCTCGATCAGCCGTCAGCGGGTCTGGATCGTCTCCGCGGCCGATCGGCCGCTGCGTACCTATCCGGTCTCGGGCAGCGTCTACGACAATCTGAAGCCCGGCACCTTCCGCGTCTTCTCCCGTTCCAAGCACGCCAGGGGCATCAACGACTCGGGCAGGATGAAGTGGTTCGTACGCTTCACCAAGGGCCCCAACGCCGCGATCGGGTTCCACAACATCCCGGTCGACAAGGGCAAGCGCGTGCAGTCCCGCGCCCAGCTCGGCACCCCGCTGTCGCACGGGTGCATCCGCCAGGCGGAGCCGGACGCGAAGGCGATGTGGCGCTTCGCGCGGCTCGGCACCAAGGTGGTCGTCACGGACTAG
- a CDS encoding PHP domain-containing protein: MRIDLHTHSRVSDGTDSPTELVQAAKAAGLDVVAITDHDTAGSWDEAAAAAADVGIGLVRGMEISTDHLGHSVHLLAYLPDRTHPPLVAELARVLAGRDGRLPLMLARLARLGIEVSLEDVAAVSGHAAASGRPHLADALVAKGYVHSRDEAFNRYLGAGKPANVSRYAAPLEPMIRTVAAAGGVTVIAHPWGRSGHQQPDEAAISSLVDTGLSGLEVDHQDHTPETREKLRVIARNLDLVVTGSSDYHGTGKVGHHLGVNTTAPAEYERLLERAAAASAASGRVTPEVVR, translated from the coding sequence GTGCGCATCGACCTCCATACTCACTCGCGGGTGAGTGACGGGACCGATTCGCCCACCGAGCTGGTCCAGGCGGCCAAGGCCGCTGGGCTCGACGTCGTCGCGATCACCGACCACGACACCGCCGGCAGCTGGGACGAGGCGGCCGCGGCGGCCGCGGACGTGGGCATCGGGCTGGTGCGGGGCATGGAGATCAGCACCGACCACCTCGGCCACAGCGTGCACCTGCTGGCCTACCTGCCCGACCGGACCCACCCGCCGCTGGTCGCAGAGCTCGCCCGTGTTCTCGCGGGCCGCGACGGACGGCTGCCACTGATGCTGGCCAGGCTGGCGCGTCTCGGCATCGAGGTGTCGCTCGAGGACGTCGCGGCCGTCTCCGGTCATGCCGCCGCCTCTGGGCGCCCGCACCTGGCCGACGCGCTCGTCGCCAAGGGATACGTGCACAGTCGCGACGAGGCGTTCAACCGCTACCTCGGGGCCGGGAAACCTGCCAACGTCAGCCGCTACGCCGCCCCGCTCGAGCCCATGATCCGCACCGTCGCCGCCGCCGGCGGAGTGACCGTGATCGCCCATCCGTGGGGGCGCTCCGGACACCAGCAGCCGGACGAGGCGGCCATCTCCTCGCTGGTCGACACGGGCCTGTCCGGGCTGGAGGTCGACCACCAGGACCACACCCCGGAAACGCGCGAGAAGCTGCGGGTGATCGCCCGCAATCTCGACCTCGTGGTGACCGGTTCCAGCGATTACCACGGCACCGGGAAGGTGGGTCACCATCTGGGAGTGAACACCACTGCACCAGCCGAGTACGAGCGGCTCCTGGAGCGCGCCGCCGCCGCCTCGGCAGCCTCCGGACGAGTCACTCCCGAGGTCGTACGGTGA
- a CDS encoding MarC family protein, with the protein MTEIFVSTFVTLFVIMDPVGTIPIFLSLTAGQSPAKQRRAALLAVAVSFLVITIFALFGQAILHFLHISLEALQCAGGLLLLLVALELLTDNFDDPVAAAGANVALVPLGTPLLAGPGAIVATMVFTQEVDSVGTAFGLGLGLIVVHLALLVAMVFSIPILKVLKESGVLLITRIAGLLLSAIAVQMVADAVTTFVANA; encoded by the coding sequence GTGACCGAGATCTTCGTCTCCACGTTCGTGACGCTCTTCGTGATCATGGACCCGGTCGGCACGATCCCGATCTTCTTGTCGCTGACCGCGGGGCAGTCACCGGCCAAGCAGCGCCGCGCGGCGCTGCTCGCGGTCGCGGTCTCGTTCCTGGTGATCACGATCTTCGCGCTGTTCGGACAGGCGATCCTGCACTTCCTGCACATCTCCCTCGAGGCGCTGCAGTGCGCCGGCGGCCTGCTCCTGCTGCTGGTCGCCCTCGAGCTGCTCACCGACAACTTCGACGACCCTGTCGCCGCCGCCGGAGCCAACGTCGCCCTGGTGCCGCTCGGCACCCCGCTCCTGGCCGGCCCCGGCGCGATCGTCGCGACCATGGTCTTCACCCAAGAGGTCGACTCGGTCGGGACCGCCTTCGGGCTCGGCCTCGGACTCATCGTCGTCCACCTCGCTCTACTGGTCGCGATGGTCTTCTCCATCCCGATCCTGAAGGTCCTCAAGGAGTCCGGCGTCCTGCTCATCACCCGGATCGCCGGACTGCTGCTCTCGGCGATCGCCGTCCAGATGGTCGCAGACGCGGTCACGACCTTCGTCGCGAACGCTTGA
- a CDS encoding MGMT family protein: MTDREAYVEAVLRLVEQIPRGQVTTYGAIADALFDQFGGGPRQVGSVMAREGAGMPWWRVVRADGSLPASHGEEARQAYLEEGTPRRVSGAVDLRAAMWLPPTMSV, encoded by the coding sequence ATGACCGACCGGGAGGCGTACGTAGAGGCCGTACTGCGTCTTGTCGAGCAGATCCCGCGCGGGCAGGTGACGACCTACGGCGCGATCGCGGACGCCCTCTTCGACCAGTTCGGGGGCGGTCCGCGACAGGTCGGCTCGGTGATGGCCCGTGAGGGCGCCGGGATGCCGTGGTGGCGGGTGGTGCGGGCCGACGGCTCGCTCCCCGCCTCCCACGGCGAGGAGGCCAGACAGGCCTATCTCGAGGAGGGCACCCCGCGTCGTGTCTCGGGGGCGGTGGACCTGCGCGCGGCGATGTGGCTGCCACCTACGATGAGCGTGTGA
- a CDS encoding C39 family peptidase translates to MNTESPEILWTGWQGEQIAPDATGVWTSPEVSPGFSFGELIASWNVVTPPGTWVEVAARVVAESGERSGWLMLARWSSDQAFTSTSVAGQDDAIAAAADDTILGRDGRRLTAFSLRLTLHGPAGRLPRASLLGAVVSANARDSAPGAGPVAPGTVMRGVPAYSQQLHRDRYPHWDGGGQSWCSAASTAMIADFWGVGPTVEETSWVDYETPDPQVPFTVREVYDESFGGAGNWAFNTAYAGARGLVAYVTRLRSFAEAARFVEAGIPLVLAVSHQEGELTGAGYVTNGHLLVLVGFGDNGDPIVHDPASHKIASDAEVRTTYDIGELDRAWARSGRVVYVVRPREVASPEPPAQPNW, encoded by the coding sequence TTGAACACTGAGAGCCCTGAGATCCTCTGGACCGGTTGGCAGGGAGAGCAGATCGCTCCCGATGCCACCGGTGTGTGGACGTCGCCCGAGGTCAGCCCCGGGTTCTCCTTCGGCGAGCTGATCGCCTCCTGGAACGTGGTGACACCTCCCGGGACGTGGGTGGAGGTCGCGGCCCGGGTGGTTGCGGAGTCGGGGGAGCGGAGCGGCTGGCTGATGCTGGCCCGCTGGTCCTCGGACCAGGCATTCACCTCCACCTCCGTCGCCGGCCAGGACGACGCGATCGCGGCCGCTGCCGACGACACGATCCTGGGCCGGGACGGGCGCAGGCTCACGGCGTTCTCGCTGCGGCTGACCCTGCACGGTCCTGCTGGGAGGCTGCCGCGGGCCAGCCTGCTCGGAGCGGTGGTCTCGGCGAACGCCCGGGACTCGGCGCCCGGGGCGGGGCCGGTGGCTCCCGGGACGGTGATGAGGGGCGTACCCGCCTATTCGCAGCAGCTCCATCGTGACCGCTATCCGCACTGGGACGGTGGCGGCCAGTCCTGGTGCAGTGCCGCCTCGACGGCGATGATCGCCGACTTCTGGGGCGTCGGCCCGACGGTCGAAGAGACGTCCTGGGTGGACTACGAGACCCCCGACCCGCAGGTTCCGTTCACCGTTCGGGAGGTCTACGACGAGTCCTTCGGCGGTGCCGGCAACTGGGCCTTCAACACCGCCTATGCGGGCGCGCGTGGGCTGGTCGCGTACGTCACCAGGCTGCGTTCCTTCGCCGAGGCCGCGCGGTTCGTCGAGGCGGGGATCCCGCTCGTGCTCGCCGTCTCGCACCAGGAGGGCGAGCTGACCGGCGCGGGGTATGTCACCAACGGCCATCTGCTGGTGCTGGTCGGCTTCGGTGACAACGGCGATCCGATCGTCCACGACCCTGCCTCCCACAAGATCGCCAGCGACGCCGAGGTGCGGACGACGTACGACATCGGCGAGCTCGATCGAGCCTGGGCCCGCTCCGGGCGCGTCGTCTACGTCGTCCGGCCGCGGGAGGTGGCTTCGCCGGAGCCGCCCGCGCAACCGAACTGGTGA
- a CDS encoding ferritin-like fold-containing protein yields the protein MVASSEFTGPQDPFEDPVYKAAVIDLLGAVAYGEVSAVERLTDDAKMAPSLEDKTALLAMAAAQHAKIQPVLDRLEELGADSYAAMESLRAGFDEFHIHTSPADWWESLVKAYVGDGLANDFYREIAGFLDEETHKLVVTTLEDAGRADFVVDRVRAGIEADHLIGGRLALWGRRLMGEALTQAQQVAATREGLSELITGDHLPGLDLGSIGEMLTRLTQRHIERMGKLGLEH from the coding sequence GTGGTTGCATCGTCAGAGTTCACGGGTCCTCAGGATCCCTTCGAGGATCCCGTCTACAAGGCCGCTGTCATCGACCTGCTGGGAGCTGTCGCCTATGGCGAGGTCTCGGCCGTCGAGCGGCTGACCGACGACGCCAAGATGGCGCCGTCGCTGGAGGACAAGACGGCTCTGCTTGCGATGGCGGCCGCCCAGCACGCCAAGATCCAGCCGGTGCTCGACCGGCTGGAGGAGCTCGGCGCCGACTCCTACGCGGCGATGGAGTCGCTGCGCGCGGGGTTCGACGAGTTCCACATCCACACGAGTCCGGCGGACTGGTGGGAGTCGCTGGTCAAGGCGTACGTCGGTGACGGGCTCGCCAACGACTTCTACCGTGAGATCGCCGGTTTCCTCGACGAGGAGACCCACAAGCTCGTGGTGACCACCCTCGAGGACGCCGGACGGGCCGACTTCGTCGTGGACCGGGTCCGGGCCGGCATCGAGGCCGATCATCTCATCGGCGGACGGCTGGCTCTGTGGGGTCGTCGCCTCATGGGTGAGGCCCTCACCCAGGCGCAGCAGGTGGCAGCCACCCGTGAGGGGCTCAGCGAGCTGATCACCGGCGATCATCTTCCTGGTCTCGACCTCGGCTCGATCGGCGAGATGCTCACCCGCCTCACCCAGCGTCACATCGAGCGCATGGGCAAGCTCGGACTTGAACACTGA
- a CDS encoding DUF3107 family protein codes for MEVKIGVQQAARELVVETEESSESVEKLIADALGGGAVLALTDSKGRKVIVPTDKLAYIEIGPAKVGKVGFAGSTTTG; via the coding sequence GTGGAGGTCAAGATCGGCGTCCAGCAGGCCGCCCGTGAGCTCGTCGTAGAGACCGAGGAGTCCAGCGAGTCGGTGGAGAAGCTCATCGCCGACGCCCTCGGCGGCGGTGCTGTGCTCGCATTGACCGACAGCAAGGGCCGCAAGGTCATCGTCCCGACCGACAAGCTCGCCTACATCGAAATCGGCCCGGCCAAGGTCGGCAAGGTCGGGTTCGCGGGCTCAACCACTACGGGATGA
- a CDS encoding DEAD/DEAH box helicase encodes MTTFKDLGVHPEICAPLERKGITVPFAIQEMTLSVALQGTDLIGQARTGSGKTLAFGIPVVQRSVSPKDPDYIDLPQGKPQALIVAPTRELAMQVSAEISMISVDRGLRVLTVYGGAGYDPQLDALEKGVDIVVGTPGRLIDLANRKVLDLSHVHALVLDEADEMLDLGFLPDVEKLVTLTPETRQTLLFSATMPGAIVALARSYMRHPMNIRAESASERETVPATAQFVYQAHDLDKTEMIGRLLQCEDHDKIVVFSRTKRQAQRVADDLAERGFPASPLHGDMQQAARERVMQKFRDGKVEVLVATDVAARGIDVTGVSHVVNYTTPDDEKTYVHRIGRTGRAGASGVAVTFVDWADLHKWKMINKALDLPFDEPQETYSSSEHFLHDMGIPKGTKGRIKAAAPVKPKEKDSEKDGEKRERAPRNRDRQRTRSRGGQAVDKAAAPAAAESGESATKPADGETEGSAPRRRRRRRSSSSSATKTD; translated from the coding sequence ATGACGACGTTCAAGGACCTCGGTGTTCACCCCGAGATCTGCGCTCCGCTCGAGCGCAAAGGCATCACTGTTCCCTTCGCCATCCAAGAGATGACGCTCTCGGTCGCCCTCCAGGGCACCGACCTGATCGGCCAGGCCCGCACCGGCTCCGGCAAGACGCTGGCCTTCGGCATCCCGGTCGTGCAGCGCAGCGTCTCTCCCAAGGACCCCGACTACATCGACCTGCCCCAGGGCAAGCCGCAGGCGCTGATCGTGGCCCCGACCCGCGAGCTGGCCATGCAGGTCTCGGCCGAGATCTCGATGATCTCCGTGGACCGCGGTCTGCGCGTGCTGACCGTCTACGGCGGCGCGGGCTACGACCCCCAGCTCGACGCGCTGGAGAAGGGCGTCGACATCGTGGTCGGCACCCCGGGCCGCCTGATCGACCTGGCCAACCGCAAGGTCCTCGACCTCTCCCACGTGCACGCCCTCGTCCTCGACGAGGCCGACGAGATGCTCGACCTCGGGTTCCTTCCCGACGTGGAGAAGCTGGTCACCCTCACCCCGGAGACCCGCCAGACGCTGCTCTTCTCGGCCACCATGCCGGGTGCGATCGTGGCGCTGGCCCGCTCCTACATGCGCCACCCGATGAACATCCGCGCCGAGTCCGCGAGCGAGCGCGAGACGGTGCCCGCCACCGCACAGTTCGTCTACCAGGCCCACGACCTCGACAAGACCGAGATGATCGGTCGCCTGCTGCAGTGCGAGGACCACGACAAGATCGTCGTCTTCTCCCGCACCAAGCGACAGGCTCAGCGGGTCGCCGACGACCTCGCCGAGCGCGGCTTCCCGGCCTCTCCTCTGCACGGGGACATGCAGCAGGCCGCCCGCGAGCGCGTGATGCAGAAGTTCCGTGACGGCAAGGTCGAGGTCCTGGTGGCCACCGACGTCGCCGCTCGTGGCATCGACGTCACCGGCGTCTCCCACGTGGTCAACTACACCACCCCGGACGACGAGAAGACCTACGTCCACCGCATCGGCCGCACCGGCCGCGCCGGCGCCTCCGGCGTCGCGGTCACGTTCGTCGACTGGGCCGACCTGCACAAGTGGAAGATGATCAACAAGGCTCTCGACCTTCCGTTCGACGAGCCGCAGGAGACCTACTCCTCCTCGGAGCACTTCCTCCACGACATGGGCATCCCGAAGGGCACCAAGGGCCGGATCAAGGCTGCCGCGCCCGTCAAGCCCAAGGAGAAGGACTCCGAGAAGGACGGCGAGAAGCGTGAGCGCGCTCCGCGCAACCGCGACCGTCAGCGTACGCGCTCCCGCGGCGGCCAGGCCGTCGACAAGGCCGCTGCTCCGGCTGCCGCCGAGTCCGGCGAGTCTGCGACGAAGCCGGCCGACGGCGAGACCGAGGGCTCCGCGCCCCGGCGCCGCCGTCGCCGCCGCTCCTCGAGCAGCTCGGCGACGAAGACGGACTGA
- the moeZ gene encoding adenylyltransferase/sulfurtransferase MoeZ: MSLAPLVEPADELTIDEVRRYSRHLIIPDVGMDGQKRLKNAKVLVIGAGGLGSPALLYLAAAGVGTLGIVEFDEVDESNLQRQIIHKQSTVGQPKAESAAAAIREVNPYVDIVLHDVRLDNDNVREIFTGYDLIVDGTDNFATRYMVNDAAYFLGIPYVWGSIYRFDGQASVFAPTIGEDAPCYRCLYPEPPPPGMVPSCAEGGVLGVLCASIGSIQVNEAIKMLTGIGEPLVGKLMIYDALEMEYRKLKVRKDPNCALCGENPTVTDLIDYDAFCGALSTEAADAAAGSTISVTQLAEMIKEREESSRDFVLVDVREPNEYEINQIPGAVLIPKGEFLNGNAIPQVAELTGDGAKPLVFHCKSGVRSAEVLAIAKGAGYADAVHVGGGVVAWVNQIDPSQPSY; the protein is encoded by the coding sequence GTGTCCCTAGCCCCGCTCGTGGAGCCCGCTGACGAGCTGACGATCGACGAGGTGCGCCGCTACAGCCGCCACCTCATCATCCCCGACGTCGGTATGGACGGGCAGAAGCGCCTGAAGAACGCCAAGGTGCTGGTCATCGGTGCCGGCGGTCTCGGCTCGCCCGCACTGCTCTACCTGGCCGCAGCCGGCGTCGGCACCCTCGGCATCGTCGAGTTCGACGAGGTCGACGAGTCCAACCTGCAGCGCCAGATCATCCACAAGCAGTCGACGGTCGGCCAGCCGAAGGCCGAATCGGCCGCGGCGGCGATCCGGGAGGTGAACCCGTACGTCGACATCGTGCTGCACGACGTGCGCCTCGACAACGACAACGTGCGCGAGATCTTCACCGGCTACGACCTGATCGTCGACGGCACCGACAACTTCGCGACCCGCTACATGGTCAACGACGCCGCCTACTTCCTGGGCATCCCCTACGTCTGGGGATCGATCTACCGCTTCGACGGCCAGGCCTCGGTCTTCGCGCCGACGATCGGTGAGGACGCGCCCTGCTACCGCTGCCTCTACCCGGAGCCCCCGCCCCCGGGCATGGTTCCCTCCTGCGCCGAGGGTGGCGTGCTGGGTGTGCTCTGCGCCTCCATCGGCTCCATCCAGGTCAACGAGGCCATCAAGATGCTGACCGGCATCGGTGAGCCGCTCGTCGGCAAGCTGATGATCTACGACGCACTCGAGATGGAGTACCGCAAGCTGAAGGTCCGCAAGGACCCCAACTGCGCGCTTTGCGGCGAGAACCCGACCGTCACCGACCTGATCGACTACGACGCGTTCTGCGGTGCGCTCTCGACCGAGGCGGCAGACGCCGCGGCCGGTTCCACGATCTCGGTCACCCAGCTCGCCGAGATGATCAAGGAGCGCGAGGAGAGCAGCCGCGACTTCGTGCTCGTCGACGTGCGTGAGCCGAACGAGTACGAGATCAACCAGATCCCCGGCGCCGTCCTCATCCCCAAGGGCGAGTTCCTCAACGGCAACGCGATCCCGCAGGTCGCCGAGCTCACCGGCGACGGTGCCAAGCCGCTGGTGTTCCACTGCAAGAGCGGCGTACGCAGCGCCGAGGTGCTCGCGATCGCCAAGGGCGCCGGCTACGCGGACGCGGTCCACGTCGGCGGCGGCGTGGTGGCGTGGGTCAACCAGATCGACCCGAGCCAGCCGTCGTACTGA